One window of Nostoc sp. C052 genomic DNA carries:
- a CDS encoding cell wall metabolism sensor histidine kinase WalK: MTITANSQLPNVFSQNLESITSKTDGLLPTLGAELIYTQDGAGRYLTFCWQYSELLGLNTEKIVDDLNQTQTFAPVDKVSYLERLHRILTNLVPERFQCWFSYHQELFELDLVISPIMPSLGTTATTVLVMGRLVQATLNKKQARVASKTPTQIELALRSQQHQKLVNRITRNIRRTLDLNIIWQQTVDSLGKALRLERCIICPYQPSSSKVQVKAEYRQPDLKSMLGSDIDIASEAAFAQALTTLEPVVMEVAGYMGSGRQKTLVVATCYQDQANGLIALNWQDECYTLTESELELAKEAADQLGTAIAHATLYEELEIARQKAEEASRLKSEFLANVSHEIRTPLNGMIGFLKLILEGMADDPEEQNQFLAEAHHLSIHLLNIINDILDIAKIEAGKMELTYAPVKLDELFSHVEGFMRPQAQMKNLSFRMQMPATSDEIIVQSNYQRLLQVMLNLVNNAIKFTHEGGVTVSADLVLKKANFQDQQFPGMVRVRVADTGIGVSLDKQDKLFQLFSQVDGSRTRQYGGTGLGLVISQKLVEAMGGEVHFYSLGEGLGSTVTFTVPLYQQPVMVSSNDSDSTSSAE; the protein is encoded by the coding sequence ATGACTATTACTGCCAATTCCCAATTGCCGAATGTATTTTCCCAAAATCTGGAATCTATTACCAGTAAGACTGACGGCTTATTACCAACTCTAGGAGCCGAGTTGATTTATACGCAAGATGGGGCAGGACGCTATCTGACCTTTTGTTGGCAGTACAGCGAACTTCTGGGGTTAAATACTGAAAAAATAGTTGACGATCTAAACCAGACTCAAACCTTTGCCCCGGTGGATAAGGTTAGTTATTTGGAACGATTGCATCGAATTTTGACAAATTTAGTGCCAGAAAGGTTTCAGTGTTGGTTTAGCTACCACCAGGAATTATTTGAGTTGGACTTAGTGATTAGTCCGATTATGCCGAGTTTGGGAACCACTGCCACTACAGTTTTAGTAATGGGACGCTTAGTGCAAGCGACACTCAACAAAAAACAAGCGCGTGTGGCATCAAAAACACCCACACAGATAGAGTTGGCTCTACGTTCACAGCAACACCAAAAACTCGTAAATCGCATTACCAGAAATATTCGCCGGACATTAGATTTAAATATTATTTGGCAGCAAACAGTTGACAGTTTGGGGAAAGCATTGCGGCTAGAGCGCTGCATTATTTGTCCTTATCAGCCCTCAAGCTCAAAAGTGCAAGTAAAGGCTGAGTATCGCCAGCCAGACCTCAAATCAATGCTTGGCTCAGACATAGATATCGCTTCTGAGGCTGCCTTTGCTCAAGCCTTGACAACTCTAGAACCAGTTGTGATGGAAGTGGCTGGATATATGGGGTCTGGGCGGCAGAAAACTTTGGTGGTTGCGACTTGTTATCAAGACCAAGCCAATGGATTGATTGCCTTGAATTGGCAAGATGAATGCTACACATTAACAGAATCGGAATTAGAACTAGCCAAAGAAGCAGCAGATCAATTGGGAACTGCGATCGCACATGCTACTTTATATGAAGAATTAGAAATAGCGCGTCAAAAAGCCGAAGAAGCTTCCCGCCTCAAAAGTGAGTTTCTGGCCAATGTATCCCATGAAATTCGTACCCCCCTCAACGGGATGATTGGCTTTTTGAAGCTGATTCTGGAAGGGATGGCTGATGACCCAGAAGAACAAAACCAGTTTTTAGCAGAAGCTCACCACTTATCGATACATCTGCTGAACATCATCAACGACATTTTGGACATTGCCAAAATCGAAGCCGGCAAAATGGAGCTAACTTATGCGCCAGTCAAACTAGATGAGCTATTCAGTCATGTAGAAGGTTTCATGCGTCCCCAAGCACAAATGAAAAACCTCAGCTTTCGGATGCAAATGCCTGCTACCTCCGATGAAATCATTGTCCAAAGCAACTATCAACGGTTGCTACAAGTGATGCTTAATTTGGTGAACAATGCCATCAAGTTCACCCATGAAGGCGGCGTTACTGTCAGTGCCGATTTAGTACTCAAAAAGGCGAACTTTCAAGATCAGCAATTTCCTGGCATGGTGAGAGTACGTGTAGCAGACACAGGTATTGGTGTTTCTTTAGACAAACAAGATAAACTATTTCAATTATTCTCTCAGGTGGATGGCTCCCGCACTCGCCAGTACGGCGGCACAGGTTTGGGACTGGTAATATCCCAGAAGTTAGTGGAGGCTATGGGCGGCGAGGTACATTTTTATAGTTTGGGTGAAGGACTTGGCTCAACAGTCACATTCACGGTGCCACTATATCAACAACCAGTTATGGTTTCGTCTAATGATAGCGACTCAACAAGTAGTGCTGAGTAA
- a CDS encoding glycosyltransferase family 4 protein, with product MKILVLSWEFPPRIIGGIARHVAELYPELVKLGHEIHLITAEFGQASMYEVVEGVKVHRVPVAHSNDFFHWVVNLNLSMGDHGGKLILEEGPFDLIHGHDWLVGDAAIALKHNFKIPLIATIHATEYGRYNGIHTDIQGYINGKETLLAYNAWRIIVCSDYMRQEVERALHSPWDKIDVIYNGIRAEKKQHHIDFHALDFRRQFAADEEKIVYYLGRMTYEKGVPILLNAAPKILSEMGGNVKFVIVGGGNTDHLKRQAWDLGIWHHCYFTGFLSDEYLDKFQTVADCAVFPSLYEPFGIVALESFASRVPVVVSDTGGFPEVVQHTKTGIVTWVNNPDSLAWGILEVLKNPGYRQWLVDNAYEDLERRFSWPKLAKQTDRVYQQVVQERSQIMW from the coding sequence ATGAAGATACTGGTATTGAGTTGGGAATTTCCACCAAGGATTATTGGGGGAATTGCGCGGCATGTAGCGGAATTGTACCCGGAGTTGGTAAAGCTAGGACATGAAATCCACCTGATTACAGCGGAGTTTGGTCAAGCGTCGATGTATGAGGTAGTTGAGGGAGTAAAAGTACATCGAGTACCAGTAGCACATAGTAACGACTTTTTCCACTGGGTAGTCAATCTCAACCTGAGTATGGGAGATCATGGTGGGAAGTTGATTTTGGAGGAAGGGCCCTTTGATTTAATTCATGGCCATGATTGGTTAGTCGGAGACGCTGCGATCGCTCTGAAGCATAATTTTAAAATACCACTAATTGCCACAATTCACGCTACAGAATACGGACGCTACAACGGTATTCACACAGACATCCAAGGCTATATAAATGGCAAAGAAACCTTGCTGGCTTACAATGCTTGGCGAATTATTGTTTGTAGCGACTACATGCGCCAAGAAGTAGAACGAGCGCTACATAGTCCTTGGGATAAAATCGATGTCATTTATAACGGTATCCGTGCCGAAAAGAAACAGCATCATATAGATTTTCATGCTCTAGATTTTCGCCGCCAATTTGCCGCAGACGAAGAGAAAATTGTTTATTACCTCGGTCGCATGACCTACGAAAAAGGTGTACCTATATTGCTCAATGCCGCACCTAAGATACTTTCAGAAATGGGAGGTAATGTTAAATTTGTGATCGTTGGTGGCGGCAATACTGACCATCTCAAACGCCAAGCCTGGGATTTGGGAATTTGGCATCATTGCTATTTTACGGGTTTTCTCTCCGATGAATACTTAGATAAATTTCAAACCGTCGCTGACTGCGCGGTTTTTCCAAGTCTTTACGAACCCTTTGGAATTGTGGCTTTAGAAAGCTTTGCTTCTCGTGTTCCTGTAGTAGTTTCTGATACTGGTGGTTTTCCTGAAGTCGTGCAACATACCAAAACAGGCATTGTAACTTGGGTGAACAATCCCGATTCTTTAGCTTGGGGAATTTTGGAAGTGTTGAAAAATCCAGGTTATCGCCAATGGCTGGTAGATAACGCTTATGAAGATTTAGAACGGCGCTTTAGCTGGCCAAAGTTAGCCAAGCAAACCGATCGAGTTTATCAGCAAGTTGTGCAAGAGCGATCGCAAATTATGTGGTAA
- a CDS encoding glycoside hydrolase, with translation MSHPLYIAFIWHQHQPLYKSPGSGVSLSSSQHYRLPWVRLHGTKDYLDLVLLLEQYPKLHQTVNLVPSLILQLEDYIAGTAFDPYLTASLTPDEQLTQQQREFIIQHFFDANHHTLIDPHPRYAQLYYQRQEKGQAWCLANWELPDYGDLLAWHNLAWIDPLFWDDPEIAAWLKQGRNFTLSDRQRIYSKQREILSRIIPQHRKMQEAGQLEVTTTPYTHPILPLLADTNSGRVAVPNMTLPKQRFEWAEDIPRHLRKAWNFYQERFGQIPRGLWPSEQSVSPAVLPHIINQGFKWICSDEAVLGWTLKHFFHRDGAGNVQQPELLYRPYRLQTAEGDLSIVFRDHRLSDLIGFTYSAMPAKKAAADLVGHLQAIAKMQRDSHSEQPWLVTIALDGENCWEFYPQDGKPFLEALYQSLSDEPHLKLVTVSEFLEEFPATATIPGGQLHSGSWVDSSFTTWIGDPAKNRAWDYLTEARKMLASHPEATEENNPEAWEALYAAEGSDWFWWFGAGHSSNQDAIFDQLFREHLFGIYKALNEPVPPYLKQPVENHEAQANHAPQGFIHPVIDGKGDEQDWDKAGRIEIGGARGTMHNSSVIQRLWYGADHLNFYLRLDFKSGAAPGQDLPTELNLLWFYPEKTMVNSPVPLADVPDAAPLNYLFHHLLEVNLLTQSIQFREAGDNYQWQPRFSRAQVALNSCLELAVPWADLQVPPDYSLRLIVVLADEGRFSNYLPENALIPIEVP, from the coding sequence ATGTCCCATCCTCTCTACATTGCTTTTATCTGGCATCAACATCAGCCGCTGTACAAATCCCCTGGCAGCGGCGTTTCGCTATCTTCGAGTCAGCACTACCGTCTACCTTGGGTACGTTTACATGGGACTAAAGATTATTTGGATTTAGTATTGCTCTTAGAGCAGTATCCTAAATTACACCAAACGGTGAATTTAGTTCCATCGTTGATATTGCAACTAGAAGATTATATTGCTGGCACTGCTTTTGACCCTTACCTCACGGCCAGTTTGACACCAGATGAACAACTCACCCAGCAACAGCGAGAATTCATCATCCAACACTTTTTTGATGCCAATCACCATACTCTGATTGACCCTCATCCCCGCTATGCTCAGTTGTACTACCAAAGGCAGGAAAAAGGGCAAGCTTGGTGTTTAGCAAATTGGGAATTGCCAGATTATGGCGATTTGCTAGCTTGGCACAATTTGGCTTGGATCGATCCGCTATTTTGGGATGACCCAGAAATTGCTGCTTGGTTAAAACAGGGACGGAATTTTACTTTAAGCGATCGCCAGCGCATTTATTCCAAACAGCGAGAAATTCTCAGCCGGATTATCCCCCAACATCGGAAAATGCAGGAGGCGGGACAGCTAGAAGTTACTACCACGCCTTACACTCACCCGATTTTACCTTTACTAGCTGATACTAACTCTGGACGAGTAGCTGTGCCCAATATGACACTACCAAAGCAACGCTTTGAGTGGGCAGAAGATATTCCCCGCCACTTGCGAAAAGCTTGGAACTTTTATCAAGAACGCTTTGGACAGATCCCTCGTGGTTTGTGGCCTTCGGAACAATCAGTAAGTCCAGCAGTACTTCCACACATTATTAACCAAGGCTTTAAGTGGATATGCTCAGATGAAGCCGTCTTAGGATGGACGCTGAAACACTTTTTTCATCGGGATGGGGCGGGGAATGTGCAGCAACCAGAATTGTTGTACCGACCGTATCGCCTACAAACCGCCGAGGGTGACTTGTCAATCGTGTTTCGCGACCACAGATTATCAGATTTGATTGGCTTTACTTATAGCGCCATGCCAGCAAAAAAGGCAGCAGCAGATTTAGTGGGACATTTGCAAGCGATCGCTAAAATGCAAAGAGATAGTCATAGCGAACAACCTTGGCTAGTTACCATTGCTTTGGATGGTGAGAATTGTTGGGAATTTTATCCCCAAGATGGCAAACCCTTCTTAGAAGCTTTGTATCAAAGCTTGAGTGATGAACCCCACCTCAAACTCGTTACTGTCTCCGAATTTCTCGAAGAATTTCCAGCCACAGCCACCATCCCCGGAGGACAACTACATAGTGGTTCTTGGGTAGATAGCAGTTTCACCACTTGGATCGGCGATCCCGCCAAAAATCGTGCTTGGGATTATTTGACAGAAGCAAGAAAAATGCTGGCAAGTCATCCCGAAGCAACGGAAGAAAACAACCCCGAAGCGTGGGAAGCATTGTATGCCGCCGAGGGTTCCGACTGGTTTTGGTGGTTTGGTGCAGGACACTCGTCAAATCAGGATGCCATCTTTGACCAGTTGTTTCGAGAACATCTGTTTGGCATTTACAAAGCATTAAATGAACCCGTACCGCCCTATCTTAAGCAACCAGTAGAAAACCACGAAGCACAGGCAAACCACGCCCCACAAGGGTTTATTCATCCTGTGATCGATGGTAAAGGTGATGAGCAAGATTGGGACAAAGCTGGACGCATAGAAATCGGCGGGGCGCGGGGAACGATGCACAATAGCAGCGTCATCCAGCGACTTTGGTATGGGGCCGATCACTTAAATTTCTATTTGCGGCTGGACTTTAAAAGTGGTGCTGCACCAGGACAGGATTTGCCAACAGAGTTGAATCTACTGTGGTTCTATCCAGAAAAAACAATGGTCAATAGCCCAGTCCCCTTAGCAGATGTACCAGATGCAGCCCCACTCAATTATCTTTTCCACCACCTTTTAGAAGTTAACTTGCTGACGCAATCGATTCAGTTTCGGGAAGCTGGAGACAATTATCAATGGCAGCCCCGTTTTAGTCGCGCTCAAGTAGCCTTAAATAGTTGTTTAGAGTTGGCAGTACCGTGGGCAGACTTGCAAGTACCGCCAGATTATTCTCTGCGCCTGATTGTGGTACTTGCAGATGAAGGGCGTTTTTCCAACTACTTGCCAGAAAATGCTTTGATTCCCATTGAGGTGCCTTAG
- a CDS encoding NifU family protein, which translates to MELTIDNVETVLDEMRPYLMSDGGNVELVELDGPVVKLRLQGACGSCPSSAMTLRMGIERRLKEMIPEIAEIEQVV; encoded by the coding sequence ATGGAACTCACAATTGACAACGTTGAAACAGTTTTAGATGAAATGCGCCCTTATCTTATGTCTGATGGCGGCAATGTGGAACTCGTAGAACTCGATGGGCCTGTTGTAAAACTGCGGCTACAAGGTGCTTGTGGTTCTTGTCCCAGTTCTGCAATGACCCTAAGAATGGGGATTGAGCGCCGTCTTAAGGAAATGATTCCCGAAATTGCAGAAATTGAGCAAGTGGTGTAA
- a CDS encoding PAS domain S-box protein: MSRKQAQEQLSEAEQKYRTLVEQIPGVVYVSPINDTTKEAYISPQLQQLLGIAPEDWNSGFFKSWLDFTHPDDRDRFWQAVKTTIDTGEPLSVEYRMIRRDGKTIWVRNQANLVLCADGETQVLQGLVFDISERKQVEASLQESEARYRAILEDQTELIARCLPDGTFTYVNEAFCRFFGLKQEEIIAQHYEPIVFEEDRERVLSLVNSISLENPMTTLENRAITCQGIRWTQWIVRGIFDDRGTIVELQSVGRDVTDLKLVEQALSENEQKFRAIFNQTIQFIGLLQPDGIVLEANQTALDFAGVAREEVVGKLFWEAKWWTNSPNTQSQLKAAIADAANGESIRYEVEVLGRDREAIAIDFSVRPILDETGRVTLLISEGRDITEYQAALHERYKAEEALRSSQDFLQKVANSVPHILYLFDLLKGTSVYLNEKSVTVLGYSPEEFCNADPQWFINCFHPDDQHLCHNLSTRFVHLQDNEVLSTEYRFRHKNGEWRWLNTREVVFTRDANGTPTQILGSVEDISTRKEAEVMLRQQAEGERLITEVTQQIRQSLNLEEVLNTTVNSIRQCLGSDSVAIYQLESDGNGHFAAESVRDDYPQRLELTMHPFSLNRDFSDYYQGLPKVFHEIQESDFSANLFELLQLYQIKAAIIVPILNGDHLWGLLIVHQCVAPRYWQEFEVNLLQQLASQVAIAIHQSVLYQQVQAANEELQRLATLDGLTQIANRRRFDEYLEAEWHRLKREQVSLSLILFDVDFFKLYNDTYGHLAGDDCLRQLASALKNIVKRPADLVARYGGEEFAVILPNTNIQGAICVAQIIGQAIRDLAIPHAQSRVCDRVTVSLGVVSIVPNSEISPPDLINAADKALYIAKQQGRDRFHAVSVVTPS, translated from the coding sequence ATGAGTCGCAAGCAAGCCCAAGAACAACTCTCTGAGGCAGAACAAAAGTATCGCACTCTGGTAGAACAAATTCCCGGTGTTGTTTATGTCTCACCCATTAATGACACAACTAAAGAAGCTTATATTAGTCCACAACTGCAACAGTTATTAGGCATTGCCCCCGAAGACTGGAATTCTGGTTTCTTCAAAAGTTGGTTAGATTTCACTCATCCAGACGATCGCGATCGCTTTTGGCAAGCTGTAAAGACTACAATTGACACCGGAGAGCCTTTGAGTGTCGAATATCGGATGATCAGGCGCGATGGCAAAACAATTTGGGTACGAAACCAAGCCAATCTCGTTTTATGTGCCGATGGAGAAACTCAGGTACTTCAGGGTTTAGTGTTTGATATTAGCGAACGCAAACAGGTAGAAGCCTCACTGCAAGAAAGCGAAGCGCGTTATCGTGCCATACTTGAAGACCAAACAGAACTGATTGCTAGATGCTTGCCCGATGGCACTTTTACCTACGTTAATGAAGCTTTTTGTCGATTTTTTGGACTGAAGCAAGAAGAGATTATCGCCCAACACTACGAACCGATTGTGTTTGAAGAAGATCGGGAACGTGTATTGAGTCTGGTAAATTCCATTAGTTTAGAAAATCCCATGACTACCCTGGAAAATCGGGCCATAACTTGCCAAGGGATACGGTGGACACAGTGGATTGTTCGTGGGATATTTGATGACCGGGGAACAATTGTAGAACTTCAATCTGTTGGACGAGATGTTACTGACCTCAAATTGGTAGAACAAGCTTTAAGTGAAAATGAGCAAAAATTCCGGGCGATCTTCAATCAAACTATTCAATTTATTGGATTGCTTCAGCCGGATGGAATTGTATTAGAAGCTAACCAAACAGCACTAGATTTTGCTGGAGTTGCTCGAGAAGAAGTAGTTGGCAAGCTATTTTGGGAAGCAAAGTGGTGGACAAATTCTCCAAATACCCAATCGCAATTAAAAGCTGCGATCGCAGATGCTGCTAATGGTGAATCCATTCGCTATGAAGTTGAAGTTTTAGGTCGAGATCGGGAAGCGATCGCAATTGATTTCTCAGTACGTCCGATACTCGATGAAACCGGGCGTGTGACATTACTCATCTCAGAGGGACGAGATATTACTGAATATCAAGCTGCCCTGCATGAACGCTACAAAGCTGAAGAAGCATTGCGCTCAAGCCAAGACTTTCTGCAAAAGGTTGCTAATAGTGTACCGCATATTTTGTATCTGTTTGACCTTTTAAAAGGAACAAGTGTTTATCTGAACGAGAAGAGTGTGACAGTTTTAGGCTACTCTCCAGAAGAATTTTGTAACGCCGATCCCCAGTGGTTTATAAATTGCTTTCATCCAGACGATCAACACCTCTGCCATAACTTATCAACTCGCTTTGTCCACCTTCAAGATAATGAAGTACTTTCTACCGAATACCGATTCCGACACAAAAATGGAGAGTGGCGTTGGCTGAATACACGAGAAGTAGTATTTACTAGAGATGCTAACGGCACTCCAACGCAGATTCTTGGTTCGGTAGAAGATATTAGTACTCGTAAAGAAGCTGAAGTGATGTTGCGACAGCAGGCTGAGGGAGAACGGCTAATTACTGAAGTAACTCAACAGATTCGACAATCACTGAATTTGGAAGAAGTTCTGAATACAACAGTCAACAGTATTCGCCAGTGCTTGGGTTCAGATTCCGTAGCTATCTACCAGTTAGAATCTGACGGAAATGGACATTTTGCGGCCGAATCAGTTCGTGATGACTATCCTCAGAGATTAGAACTGACAATGCACCCATTTTCGCTGAACCGAGATTTTAGCGACTATTACCAGGGATTACCGAAAGTCTTCCATGAGATTCAGGAGTCTGATTTTTCAGCCAATCTTTTTGAGTTATTACAACTCTATCAGATTAAAGCTGCTATAATAGTGCCGATTTTAAATGGGGATCATTTATGGGGTTTACTCATTGTTCACCAGTGTGTAGCACCTCGTTACTGGCAAGAATTTGAAGTTAATTTATTGCAGCAGTTGGCAAGTCAGGTAGCGATCGCGATTCATCAATCAGTACTCTACCAGCAAGTGCAAGCTGCCAATGAAGAATTGCAAAGATTAGCTACCCTAGATGGCTTGACTCAAATAGCCAATCGCCGCCGATTTGATGAGTATCTGGAAGCTGAGTGGCATCGACTCAAACGCGAACAAGTGTCACTGTCTTTAATTTTGTTCGATGTCGATTTTTTTAAACTCTACAATGATACTTATGGTCATTTAGCGGGGGACGATTGTTTGCGGCAATTAGCAAGTGCCCTGAAAAATATTGTCAAGCGTCCAGCCGATTTAGTCGCCCGTTACGGTGGGGAAGAATTTGCGGTCATTCTGCCTAATACAAATATTCAAGGAGCAATCTGTGTAGCTCAAATTATTGGACAAGCAATCCGCGACTTAGCCATTCCCCATGCTCAGTCTCGCGTGTGCGATCGCGTTACCGTTAGTCTAGGCGTTGTCAGCATTGTACCAAATTCCGAAATTTCGCCGCCAGACTTGATTAATGCAGCAGATAAAGCACTTTATATCGCTAAACAGCAAGGGCGCGATCGATTTCATGCTGTTTCCGTCGTTACTCCTTCTTAA
- the lepA gene encoding translation elongation factor 4, whose translation MTDVPAVRIRNFCIIAHIDHGKSTLADRLLQATGTVEDRQMKEQFLDNMDLERERGITIKLQAARMNYTAKDGQQYVLNLIDTPGHVDFSYEVSRSLVACEGALLVVDASQGVEAQTLANVYLALESNLEIIPVLNKIDLPGAEPERVIGEIEEIIGLDCSGAILASAKEGIGIDEILEAVVERIPPPPNTINERLRALIFDSYYDSYRGVIVYFRVMDGTVKKGDRIHLMASGKEFEIDELGVLSPTQKQVDELHAGEVGYLGAAIKAVADARVGDTITLSKAKAESPLPGYAEANPMVFCGMFPIDADQFEDLREALEKLELNDAALHYEPETSSAMGFGFRCGFLGLLHMEIVQERLEREYNLDLIITAPSVVYKVITLKGEELYIDNPSRLPSPNDRERIEEPYVQVEMITPETYVGSLMELSQNRRGIFKDMKYLTQGRTTLTYELPLAEVVTDFFDQMKSRSRGYASMEYHIIGYRENPLVKLDIMINGDPVDSLAMIVHRDKAYNVGRAMAEKLKELIPRHQFKVPIQASIGSKVIASEHIPALRKDVLAKCYGGDISRKKKLLQKQAKGKKRMKSVGTVDVPQEAFMAVLRLDQN comes from the coding sequence ATGACTGACGTTCCCGCAGTTCGCATTCGCAATTTTTGTATTATTGCTCACATCGACCACGGGAAATCAACCCTCGCCGATCGCTTGCTACAAGCTACTGGCACTGTTGAAGACCGACAGATGAAGGAACAGTTTCTCGATAACATGGATCTGGAACGGGAGCGCGGCATTACGATTAAGCTGCAAGCTGCCCGGATGAATTACACAGCTAAAGATGGTCAGCAGTATGTACTGAATTTAATTGACACTCCTGGGCATGTGGATTTCTCGTATGAAGTTTCTCGCTCTCTTGTTGCTTGTGAAGGAGCGCTATTGGTAGTAGATGCGTCCCAAGGTGTGGAAGCACAAACTTTGGCGAATGTATATTTAGCGTTAGAGAGTAACCTGGAAATTATTCCGGTTTTGAATAAAATCGATTTGCCGGGGGCTGAACCAGAACGGGTAATTGGCGAAATTGAAGAAATTATCGGTCTAGATTGTAGTGGTGCAATTCTGGCTTCTGCTAAAGAAGGAATTGGAATTGATGAGATTTTAGAAGCAGTTGTTGAACGGATACCGCCACCGCCCAATACCATAAATGAGCGCTTACGAGCGTTAATTTTTGATAGCTATTACGACAGTTACCGGGGAGTGATTGTCTATTTCCGGGTGATGGATGGCACAGTGAAAAAAGGCGATCGCATCCATTTAATGGCATCAGGTAAAGAATTTGAAATTGATGAGTTGGGTGTCCTTTCTCCCACTCAAAAGCAAGTTGATGAACTGCACGCCGGGGAAGTAGGCTATTTGGGAGCGGCAATTAAAGCTGTCGCTGATGCACGGGTAGGAGACACAATTACCCTCAGTAAGGCGAAAGCGGAGTCACCTTTACCAGGTTACGCAGAAGCGAACCCAATGGTTTTTTGCGGGATGTTCCCCATTGATGCCGATCAATTTGAAGATTTGCGGGAAGCCTTGGAAAAGCTAGAACTCAACGATGCAGCGCTACACTATGAACCAGAAACTTCCAGCGCGATGGGTTTTGGCTTCCGTTGTGGGTTCTTGGGTTTGCTGCACATGGAAATTGTTCAGGAACGCTTAGAGCGAGAGTATAACCTAGATTTAATCATTACAGCGCCCTCGGTAGTTTATAAGGTGATTACCCTCAAAGGTGAGGAACTGTACATCGATAATCCTAGCCGTTTACCTTCTCCCAACGATCGCGAAAGAATTGAAGAACCCTACGTCCAAGTAGAGATGATTACGCCAGAAACTTATGTTGGCAGCTTGATGGAGTTGTCACAAAATCGCCGTGGCATCTTCAAAGATATGAAATATCTCACCCAAGGACGAACCACCCTTACTTATGAGTTACCTTTGGCGGAAGTTGTAACTGACTTTTTCGACCAGATGAAATCGCGATCGCGCGGTTATGCCAGTATGGAATATCACATCATCGGCTACCGTGAAAATCCTTTGGTGAAGCTGGATATCATGATTAACGGCGATCCTGTGGATTCCTTGGCGATGATTGTGCATCGAGATAAAGCTTACAACGTCGGGCGGGCAATGGCAGAAAAACTCAAGGAATTAATTCCCCGTCATCAATTCAAAGTGCCAATTCAGGCATCTATTGGTAGTAAAGTTATTGCCAGTGAACATATCCCGGCTTTGCGGAAAGATGTGCTAGCCAAATGCTACGGTGGTGACATCAGTCGGAAGAAAAAACTTTTACAGAAGCAAGCAAAAGGTAAAAAGCGGATGAAATCTGTAGGGACTGTAGATGTACCCCAGGAAGCCTTTATGGCAGTACTGCGGTTAGATCAAAACTAA